One Triplophysa rosa linkage group LG9, Trosa_1v2, whole genome shotgun sequence genomic window carries:
- the si:zfos-1056e6.1 gene encoding uncharacterized protein si:zfos-1056e6.1, which yields MPIALMAVFTENTHNTVWIALKRLDLNDGRTTALREVHIPSDANVATVTQILAHSFRLDASQTTFKIRNNHGCLIPLNCRMTPNSKQMPYVLEVVKNYQHVNPRPRSIPMTVINKTMKPRLQSIVKRIERLEDLLPQVKQKHHEKMSTDIELLNQKLAFLHKRMQTAESYCWEGMLRRAPLW from the exons ATGCCAATTGCTTTAATGGCAGTTTTTACTGAAAACACTCATAATACAGTTTGGATTGCTCTGAAGAGGCTTGATCTCAATG ATGGCAGGACCACAGCCTTGCGAGAGGTGCATATTCCAAGTGATGCAAATGTAGCCACTGTAACACAA ATATTGGCTCATTCTTTCAGGCTTGATGCGTCTCAGACAACATTTAAG ATCAGAAATAATCATGGATGTTTAATACCTTTAAACTGCAGGATGACTCCAAACAGCAAACAAAT GCCGTATGTCCTTGAAGTAGTCAAAAACTACCAGCATG TTAATCCAAGACCCAGAAGTATCCCTATGACTGTGATCAATAAAACAATGAAGCCACGACTACAGAGCATTGTGAAAAGA ATTGAAAGATTAGAAGATCTGTTGCCTCAagtcaaacaaaaacaccatGAAAAGATGTCAACG GATATTGAGTTACTGAATCAAAAGTTGGCGTTTCTTCACAAAAGAATGCag ACGGCTGAATCTTATTGCTGGGAGGGGATGCTTAGACGTGCTCCACTGTGGTGA
- the apmap gene encoding adipocyte plasma membrane-associated protein, with product MNEPEGLRFRRLNKPQIITDETHEPQHKATGTYSGKVFRVTLLTLVAFLLLPLLVVVFILESPIQPEAFSLNEPPVMTGCYEPNIKLRQAERLFEDRLIGPESIANIGDVLYTGTADGKIVKIEGRNFHVLTTLGKSPCGSPEHEHSCGRPLGIRVGPNGTLFVADAYLGLFEVNPVTGDVKSLLSTGRMIGGRRLGFVNDLDITQDGKKVYFTDSSSRWQRRDFMKLIMEATADGRVLEYDTETREVTVMMENLRFPNGIQLFPDEESVLVAETTMARIRRVHVSGLNKGGMDTFIDNLPGFPDNIRRSSSGGYWVAMSAVRPNPGFSMLDFLSQRPWIKKLIFKLFSQATLLKFVPRYSLVVELHDGGTCVRSFHDPHGMVAAYISEAHEHNGHLYLGSFRSPYLCKLDLSKV from the exons ATGAATGAGCCCGAGGGACTGCGCTTCCGGAGGTTAAACAAACCTCAGATCATCACCGACGAAACCCATGAACCCCAGCACAAAGCCACAGG CACGTACAGTGGGAAGGTGTTTCGTGTGACATTACTCACACTCGTGGCTTTCCTGCTCTTGCCACTGCTGGTGGTGGTCTTCATCTTAGAGTCTCCTATTCAACCAGAGGCGTTCAG TCTGAATGAGCCGCCTGTAATGACGGGCTGTTACGAGCCCAACATTAAACTGAGACAAGCTGAGCGACTGTTTGAGGACCGGCTTATCGGCCCAGAATCCATTGCTAACATTGGAG ATGTTTTGTACACCGGCACGGCTGATGGAAAGATTGTGAAAATCGAGGGCAGGaactttcatgtgctaacaacACTTGGCAAGTCACCATGCG GTTCTCCTGAACATGAGCACTCCTGTGGACGTCCCCTAGGAATCCGTGTGGGACCCAATGGCACCTTGTTTGTGGCTGATGCCTATTTGGGGTTGTTTGAGGTCAATCCTGTCACAG GTGATGTGAAGTCTCTGTTGAGCACAGGTAGGATGATCGGAGGTCGACGCCTGGGCTTTGTGAATGACCTGGACATTACTCAGGATGGGAAGAAGGTGTACTTCACTGACTCCAGCAGCAGGTGGCAGCGCAGAGACTTCATGAAGCTGATCATGGAAGCCACAGCAGATGGACG TGTGCTGGAGTATGATACAGAGACCAGAGAAGTCACTGTGATGATGGAGAACTTGAGGTTTCCCAACGGGATCCAGCTCTTCCCGGATGAGGAATCTGTTCTGGTGGCTGAAACAACCATGGCAAGAATAAGGAG AGTCCACGTGTCTGGTCTGAATAAAGGCGGCATGGACACATTCATAGACAACCTTCCAGGATTTCCTGACAACATCAGACGCAGTTCTTCAGGAGGCTACTGGGTGGCCATGTCTGCTGTTCGACCCAACCCTGGTTTCTCCATGCTTGACTTTCTGTCTCAGAGACCCTGGATTAAAAAGCTCATATTTAAG CTCTTCAGTCAAGCCACGCTGTTGAAGTTTGTGCCACGCTACAGTCTGGTGGTGGAGCTGCATGACGGCGGGACGTGCGTGCGGAGCTTCCACGACCCACACGGCATGGTGGCGGCGTACATCAGCGAGGCCCACGAACACAACGGCCACCTCTACCTGGGTTCCTTCCGCTCACCTTATCTGTGCAAGCTGGACCTGAGCAAAGTGTGA